One stretch of Chryseobacterium sp. LJ668 DNA includes these proteins:
- a CDS encoding quinol:cytochrome C oxidoreductase, which produces MYSFSPKLKSTSIILLVVGLVLFGIGFFLNHGISTERIEHMMEAVHSAGHNAPTHSSEMIGPQDHASHLEHATMQIHNQPLAAIHFVAVFFFGVSCAVLFFYCIQHAAHAGWPIIITRVMEAIASYIPYGGAILVILMLLNIFHQGHLFHWMDPDLTDPNSAHFDVILFEKKRFLNIPFYAIRTLIYVIGASFFAWKLKAQSKKVDDTKSLVEYQFLYRWAVGYIAFFGFASAAWAWDWLMSIDPHWYSTMYIWYSMVSCLSSGIAVIILLSVYLKKNGFLPQFNDNHLHDLGVFLFATSMLWTYTWFAQFMLYWYANVPEEVNYFFGRFQHYGVTFLPMLIINFLLPLLVLVSSSIKRNYKVVTIMAVVVILGHLLDYFNMVMPGTVGPYWNTPEVLLLVVGAVLFVVGLFIFTVMSALAKLKLIPTGNPFLHESEIYEYPF; this is translated from the coding sequence ATGTATAGTTTTTCACCAAAATTAAAATCAACTTCTATCATACTTCTTGTTGTAGGTTTAGTTCTATTTGGAATTGGTTTTTTCCTTAATCACGGGATCAGTACAGAAAGAATAGAGCACATGATGGAAGCAGTTCATTCCGCCGGTCACAATGCACCTACTCACTCTAGTGAAATGATAGGACCACAGGATCATGCTTCACATCTTGAGCATGCAACAATGCAGATTCATAACCAGCCATTGGCAGCAATACATTTCGTAGCGGTATTTTTCTTCGGAGTAAGTTGTGCAGTGTTGTTTTTCTACTGTATTCAGCATGCGGCCCATGCAGGATGGCCAATCATCATTACAAGAGTAATGGAAGCTATAGCTTCGTATATTCCATACGGTGGAGCGATTTTAGTAATCTTAATGTTATTAAATATCTTTCATCAAGGTCACCTATTCCACTGGATGGATCCGGATTTAACAGATCCAAACTCTGCACATTTTGATGTGATTTTATTTGAAAAGAAAAGATTTTTAAATATTCCTTTCTATGCTATCAGAACTTTGATCTATGTAATCGGAGCTTCATTCTTTGCTTGGAAACTAAAAGCGCAGTCTAAAAAAGTAGATGACACAAAATCTTTGGTTGAGTATCAATTCCTTTACAGATGGGCAGTAGGATATATCGCATTTTTCGGGTTTGCTTCAGCAGCCTGGGCTTGGGATTGGTTGATGTCTATTGACCCTCACTGGTATTCTACTATGTACATCTGGTATTCTATGGTGAGCTGTCTTTCTAGTGGTATCGCTGTAATTATTTTACTAAGTGTTTACCTTAAGAAAAACGGATTCTTGCCACAGTTCAATGACAATCACTTGCACGATTTAGGAGTTTTCCTTTTTGCGACAAGTATGCTTTGGACCTATACATGGTTTGCACAGTTCATGCTTTACTGGTATGCAAACGTACCGGAAGAGGTAAATTACTTCTTCGGAAGATTCCAGCACTACGGTGTTACTTTCTTACCGATGCTGATCATCAACTTCTTACTACCACTATTGGTATTAGTAAGTTCAAGCATCAAAAGAAACTACAAAGTGGTTACAATTATGGCAGTAGTTGTTATTTTAGGTCACCTTTTAGATTATTTCAATATGGTAATGCCGGGAACGGTTGGTCCTTACTGGAACACTCCTGAAGTACTTTTATTGGTAGTAGGTGCTGTATTATTTGTCGTAGGATTATTCATCTTTACAGTAATGTCCGCATTAGCTAAATTGAAATTAATTCCAACAGGAAATCCATTCCTTCACGAATCTGAAATTTATGAGTATCCTTTCTAA
- a CDS encoding DUF3341 domain-containing protein has translation MSTTKIVYGLYADDDDLMNGVKAFNDKGIAINEVYTPFPVHGLDKALGLKKTRISDAAFIYALYGVSIGATVTWYVMNHDWPQNIGGKPAFEWSRNMPAFVVPMFELMVFCAAHMMSLTFLVRNKMYPGAQAQNPDPRTTDDKFMMEFITEDVESIKQLLVDTGVEEITVKDA, from the coding sequence ATGAGCACCACTAAAATTGTATACGGACTTTATGCTGATGACGACGATCTAATGAACGGAGTTAAGGCATTCAACGATAAGGGAATCGCAATAAACGAAGTTTATACTCCATTCCCGGTTCACGGGCTAGATAAAGCTTTAGGTTTAAAAAAGACAAGAATTTCTGATGCTGCGTTTATCTACGCTTTATATGGTGTGAGTATTGGCGCAACAGTTACTTGGTACGTAATGAATCATGACTGGCCTCAGAATATCGGTGGAAAACCGGCATTTGAATGGTCTAGAAACATGCCTGCCTTCGTAGTTCCAATGTTTGAATTAATGGTATTTTGCGCAGCACACATGATGTCTTTAACTTTCTTGGTTAGAAACAAAATGTATCCTGGTGCTCAGGCTCAGAACCCGGATCCAAGAACTACTGATGATAAATTCATGATGGAATTTATTACTGAAGATGTAGAATCTATTAAGCAGCTGCTTGTTGATACGGGAGTTGAAGAAATAACTGTTAAAGATGCTTAA
- a CDS encoding YfgM family protein, producing MAKLGKNAPNEQEGKETVEFFKDLDREALNTERFLEKYQKPLSIAFGVLVLGVLGFFGYQQLVVAPKNAEAVKTYLAAQKNLTEGKNKEALGGKSAANPGYLGTYNEYPSTKVGKLSAYNAGLLKFKEGKFQEAYDLLDKFSSDNKTLMAMKYGAMADAKSGLNKNDEALSLLDKAASASDDPYTTYFFTRKAGIVALGMKKNAEAKKYFAAIDEKYQDYDNGMSDSYIEMTKYY from the coding sequence ATGGCAAAATTGGGTAAAAATGCTCCAAATGAGCAAGAAGGTAAAGAAACAGTGGAATTTTTTAAAGACCTTGATCGAGAGGCTTTAAACACAGAAAGATTCCTTGAAAAATATCAGAAACCACTAAGCATCGCTTTTGGAGTTTTAGTTTTGGGAGTTTTAGGCTTTTTCGGGTACCAGCAGCTTGTGGTAGCTCCAAAAAATGCTGAAGCAGTAAAAACGTATTTAGCTGCACAAAAAAACCTTACTGAAGGTAAAAACAAAGAAGCTTTAGGTGGGAAATCGGCTGCCAATCCCGGTTATTTGGGAACATACAATGAGTATCCCTCAACCAAAGTGGGTAAACTTTCTGCTTATAATGCAGGCTTATTGAAATTTAAAGAAGGAAAATTTCAGGAAGCTTATGATCTTTTAGATAAATTTTCATCCGACAACAAAACATTAATGGCCATGAAGTATGGTGCAATGGCAGATGCGAAATCTGGTCTTAATAAGAATGACGAAGCGTTATCATTATTAGACAAAGCAGCTTCAGCTTCAGATGATCCTTATACAACTTATTTCTTTACAAGAAAAGCAGGTATTGTAGCTTTAGGAATGAAAAAAAATGCAGAAGCTAAAAAATATTTCGCAGCAATTGACGAAAAATACCAGGACTACGACAACGGAATGTCTGATTCTTATATTGAAATGACTAAATATTACTAA
- a CDS encoding c-type cytochrome translates to MLKMKNTVLKITAVLGLASVLLNSCGPKENTPLVYFPDMYFPVAYDPLMKAELAYSDHENEIPAFARNNGGTGLAPVEGSVAQNKDGVFEESKLPKNPDEYNAGYDASKSLTTSPLNPANAAKDIERGKMLFDRTCSACHGTGGDGQGPIVQSGAYSGVPNYADREITVGSVHYVLTNGRNAMGSYAGQLNAGDRWRVAMYVINAFKKGAPAAAASATPAKKDSTATKK, encoded by the coding sequence ATGCTTAAAATGAAAAATACGGTATTAAAAATTACAGCAGTTTTAGGTTTAGCGTCAGTTTTACTTAATTCTTGCGGACCGAAAGAAAATACACCATTGGTCTATTTCCCGGATATGTATTTTCCGGTAGCTTACGATCCATTGATGAAAGCTGAGCTTGCGTATTCAGATCATGAAAATGAAATTCCTGCATTTGCTAGAAATAACGGTGGAACAGGGCTTGCTCCCGTAGAAGGTTCTGTTGCTCAAAATAAAGACGGTGTTTTTGAAGAAAGTAAACTTCCTAAAAACCCGGATGAGTACAACGCTGGTTATGATGCTTCAAAATCATTAACTACTTCTCCTTTGAATCCGGCTAATGCTGCGAAAGATATCGAAAGAGGTAAAATGTTATTTGACCGTACCTGTTCAGCTTGCCACGGAACTGGTGGTGACGGACAAGGACCAATCGTTCAAAGCGGAGCATATTCTGGCGTGCCGAATTATGCAGACAGAGAAATCACTGTAGGTTCTGTTCACTATGTATTAACTAACGGTAGAAATGCAATGGGTTCTTATGCAGGACAATTGAACGCCGGAGATAGATGGAGAGTGGCAATGTATGTGATCAACGCTTTCAAAAAAGGCGCACCGGCAGCAGCAGCTTCAGCTACACCAGCAAAAAAAGATTCTACCGCAACTAAAAAATAA
- a CDS encoding adenine phosphoribosyltransferase yields the protein MASPELIQKLENTIENIADFPIPGIQFKDISPIFADPKLYQEVIDDLVKFSKGKVDAICGIESRGYLFGIAIAVALEVPFILIRKTGKLPPPVISEKYDLEYGSAEIETRKGQIKEGQKILIHDDLLATGGTTEAAAKLVEKQGAKVVQFSFLIGLKDLKGEEKLRKFNAEIYHTLGY from the coding sequence ATGGCTTCACCGGAACTGATACAAAAATTGGAAAATACGATTGAAAACATCGCTGATTTTCCGATTCCGGGAATTCAGTTCAAAGATATTTCGCCCATATTTGCAGATCCTAAATTGTATCAGGAAGTTATTGATGACTTGGTGAAATTCAGCAAAGGAAAAGTAGATGCAATCTGCGGCATTGAAAGCCGAGGTTATCTTTTTGGAATTGCCATTGCGGTTGCTTTAGAAGTTCCTTTTATTTTAATTAGAAAAACTGGAAAACTTCCGCCACCTGTCATTTCAGAAAAATATGATCTTGAATACGGAAGCGCAGAAATTGAGACCCGCAAAGGTCAGATCAAAGAAGGTCAAAAAATTTTAATTCATGATGATCTTTTAGCAACCGGCGGAACTACAGAAGCTGCAGCCAAATTGGTTGAGAAACAAGGTGCAAAAGTAGTACAGTTCAGTTTTCTCATTGGTTTAAAAGATCTGAAAGGTGAAGAAAAACTCAGGAAATTTAATGCGGAAATTTATCATACTTTGGGATACTGA
- the ribH gene encoding 6,7-dimethyl-8-ribityllumazine synthase — MATVNLSDYKPLHINNAEDFSIGIVFSEWNDFVTYNLRDAALEILEKEGIKSENIKLFSVPGAFELNYASMQLCKERKFDAVIAIGCVIRGETPHFDFVCDAVAQGIKDCNILTDTPTIFCVLTDDTKEQSIARSGGDLGNKGVEAAATALSMINFKRNLSNKKGNIGFGNSQV, encoded by the coding sequence ATGGCAACAGTTAATCTTTCAGATTACAAGCCACTTCATATAAACAATGCCGAGGATTTTTCTATCGGCATTGTTTTTTCTGAGTGGAATGACTTTGTAACATATAATCTTCGTGATGCAGCCTTAGAAATTCTTGAGAAAGAAGGCATTAAGTCTGAGAATATCAAATTATTTTCCGTTCCCGGAGCTTTTGAATTGAATTATGCGAGCATGCAGCTTTGCAAAGAACGAAAGTTTGATGCAGTAATCGCCATCGGATGTGTGATCAGAGGAGAAACCCCGCATTTTGATTTTGTTTGTGACGCTGTCGCACAAGGAATTAAAGACTGTAATATTTTAACCGATACCCCAACTATTTTTTGTGTCTTAACAGATGACACCAAAGAGCAATCCATCGCAAGAAGTGGCGGTGATCTTGGAAATAAAGGTGTGGAAGCAGCTGCAACGGCTTTAAGTATGATCAATTTCAAAAGAAATCTTTCTAATAAAAAAGGAAATATAGGTTTTGGAAATTCTCAAGTCTGA
- the nrfD gene encoding NrfD/PsrC family molybdoenzyme membrane anchor subunit, whose amino-acid sequence MSGHYEAPIREPLIIGHKTYHDITEDIARPIEERAGKLWWVSLYAALVLFIYGFGCIAYTIGTGIGAWGLNRTINWGWDITNFVWWVGIGHAGTLISAVLLLFRQRWRMSVNRSAEAMTIFAVVQAAIFPVIHMGRVWVGYWVFPLPNQFGSLWGNFNSPLLWDVFAISTYFSVSTVFWFMGLIPDFAMIRDRAKTPWTRKIYTFLAFGWGGKAKHWQRFEELSLVLAGLATPLVFSVHTTVSFDFATSVIKGWHSTIYPPYFVAGAIFSGFAMVQTLLLIARKVCHLEDYITMYHIEIMNIVIILTGGMVTVAYATEYFIGWYSGSRYEDFTYLSPGAATGPYWWAFWALISCNLIIPAAFWFKRVRTNILATFVIALIINIGMWFERFDIIVINLSRDYLPGSWTMFKPTIIDVGVYLGTIGFFSVLFLLYARTFPVIAQAELKSILKISGETYKAKEGDEHH is encoded by the coding sequence ATGTCAGGACATTACGAAGCTCCGATAAGGGAACCTCTGATTATTGGTCACAAAACTTATCACGATATCACAGAAGATATTGCACGACCTATAGAAGAAAGAGCAGGTAAATTATGGTGGGTATCACTATATGCAGCCTTAGTTCTTTTCATCTACGGATTCGGCTGTATTGCCTACACTATCGGGACAGGTATTGGAGCATGGGGGCTTAATAGAACTATTAACTGGGGTTGGGACATTACCAACTTCGTATGGTGGGTAGGTATTGGTCACGCCGGAACCTTAATTTCAGCAGTATTATTATTATTTAGACAACGTTGGAGAATGTCTGTAAACCGTTCTGCAGAAGCGATGACAATCTTCGCAGTTGTACAGGCAGCTATCTTCCCGGTTATCCACATGGGTAGAGTTTGGGTAGGATATTGGGTGTTCCCTCTTCCTAACCAGTTTGGTTCTCTTTGGGGGAACTTCAACTCTCCTCTACTTTGGGACGTATTTGCAATCTCTACGTATTTCTCAGTATCGACAGTATTCTGGTTTATGGGATTGATTCCTGACTTTGCAATGATAAGAGACAGAGCAAAAACTCCTTGGACAAGAAAAATTTATACATTCCTAGCTTTCGGTTGGGGTGGTAAAGCAAAACACTGGCAGAGATTCGAAGAGCTATCTTTGGTATTGGCAGGTTTAGCAACTCCACTAGTATTTTCGGTACACACTACGGTATCTTTTGACTTTGCTACGTCAGTAATTAAAGGATGGCACTCAACAATCTATCCTCCTTACTTCGTTGCAGGAGCAATCTTCTCAGGATTTGCAATGGTACAGACCCTATTGTTGATCGCTAGAAAAGTTTGTCACTTAGAAGACTACATCACAATGTATCATATCGAAATCATGAACATCGTAATCATCTTAACAGGTGGTATGGTAACAGTAGCATATGCAACTGAATATTTCATCGGATGGTATTCTGGTTCTAGATATGAAGACTTTACCTATCTTTCTCCAGGTGCTGCTACAGGACCTTACTGGTGGGCATTTTGGGCATTGATATCATGTAATTTAATTATTCCGGCTGCATTCTGGTTTAAAAGAGTAAGAACAAATATTCTTGCAACATTTGTAATCGCATTGATCATCAACATCGGGATGTGGTTTGAGCGTTTTGATATCATCGTTATCAACCTTTCAAGAGATTACTTGCCGGGATCTTGGACGATGTTTAAACCAACCATTATCGACGTAGGTGTGTACTTAGGAACAATCGGGTTCTTCTCTGTACTATTCTTATTATACGCAAGAACATTCCCTGTAATTGCACAGGCCGAATTAAAATCGATTTTGAAAATCTCAGGTGAAACTTATAAAGCAAAAGAAGGAGATGAGCACCACTAA